In Neisseria dentiae, one DNA window encodes the following:
- the infA gene encoding translation initiation factor IF-1 has translation MAKEDTIQMQGEILETLPNATFKVKLENDHVVLGHISGKMRMHYIRISPGDKVTVELTPYDLTRARIVFRAR, from the coding sequence ATGGCTAAAGAAGATACCATACAAATGCAGGGTGAGATTCTCGAGACCCTGCCGAATGCAACTTTTAAAGTAAAGCTCGAAAATGACCATGTTGTTTTAGGGCATATTTCCGGCAAGATGCGTATGCACTATATACGTATCTCTCCGGGTGATAAGGTTACCGTTGAGCTGACCCCCTATGATTTGACTCGGGCACGAATCGTGTTTCGAGCCAGATAA
- the rpmJ gene encoding 50S ribosomal protein L36 has product MRVQPSVKKICRNCKIIRRNRVVRVICTDPRHKQRQG; this is encoded by the coding sequence ATGCGTGTACAACCTTCTGTAAAGAAAATTTGCCGTAACTGTAAGATTATTCGCCGTAATCGAGTAGTTCGTGTGATTTGTACTGATCCCCGTCACAAGCAGCGTCAAGGCTAA
- the rpsK gene encoding 30S ribosomal protein S11, protein MAKANTASRVRKKVRKTVSEGIVHVHASFNNTIITITDRQGNALSWATSGGAGFKGSRKSTPFAAQVAAEAAGKVAQEYGVKNLEVRIKGPGPGRESSVRALNALGFKITSITDVTPLPHNGCRPPKKRRI, encoded by the coding sequence ATGGCTAAAGCAAACACAGCTTCACGTGTACGCAAAAAAGTACGTAAAACCGTGAGTGAAGGTATTGTGCATGTTCATGCTTCTTTTAACAATACCATCATTACTATCACCGACCGTCAAGGCAATGCATTGTCTTGGGCTACCTCAGGCGGCGCTGGTTTTAAAGGTTCGCGTAAAAGTACACCTTTTGCTGCTCAGGTAGCAGCAGAAGCCGCTGGTAAAGTTGCCCAAGAGTATGGCGTTAAAAATTTGGAAGTTCGTATCAAAGGCCCGGGTCCCGGCCGTGAATCTTCTGTTCGTGCGCTCAACGCTCTTGGTTTCAAGATTACCAGCATTACCGACGTTACCCCGTTGCCCCATAACGGTTGCCGTCCGCCTAAGAAACGTCGTATTTAA
- the rpsD gene encoding 30S ribosomal protein S4, with translation MARYIGPKCKLARREGTDLFLKSARRSLESKCKMDSAPGQHGAKKPRLSDYGLQLREKQKIRRIYGVLERQFRRYFAEAARRKGSTGELLLQLLESRLDNVVYRMGFGSTRAEARQLVSHKAITVNGQVVNIPSYQVKAGDVVSVREKAKKQVRIQEALGLATQIGLPSWVSVDANKMEGVFKNMPDRSELTGDINEQLVVEFYSK, from the coding sequence ATGGCACGTTATATTGGCCCTAAATGTAAATTGGCCCGCCGCGAAGGTACAGATTTATTTTTAAAGAGCGCGCGCCGCTCTTTGGAATCTAAGTGCAAAATGGATTCTGCGCCCGGTCAGCATGGTGCTAAAAAGCCCCGTCTTTCCGATTATGGTTTGCAGTTGCGTGAGAAACAAAAAATCCGCCGTATTTATGGTGTTTTAGAGCGCCAGTTCCGTCGTTATTTCGCAGAAGCTGCGCGTCGTAAAGGCTCTACCGGCGAATTGTTGCTCCAGTTGTTGGAGTCGCGCTTGGATAATGTTGTATACAGAATGGGTTTCGGCTCTACCCGTGCAGAAGCACGTCAGTTGGTATCGCACAAAGCTATTACTGTAAACGGTCAGGTAGTGAATATCCCTTCTTACCAAGTTAAGGCCGGCGATGTTGTTAGCGTTCGTGAAAAAGCTAAAAAACAAGTCCGCATTCAAGAAGCTTTGGGTTTGGCAACGCAAATCGGTTTGCCCAGCTGGGTTTCTGTCGACGCAAACAAAATGGAAGGCGTATTCAAAAATATGCCTGATCGCTCAGAATTGACTGGCGATATTAATGAACAGCTGGTGGTAGAGTTCTACTCTAAATAA
- the rpsM gene encoding 30S ribosomal protein S13, with protein sequence MARIAGVNIPNNAHIVIGLQAIYGIGSTRAKLICEAAKIEPSTKVKDLDESQLEALREQVSKYEVEGDLRREVTMSIKRLMDMGCYRGFRHRRGLPCRGQRTRTNARTRKGPRKAIAGKK encoded by the coding sequence ATGGCTCGTATTGCAGGGGTGAACATCCCTAATAATGCCCATATCGTAATTGGCCTACAGGCTATTTACGGTATTGGTTCTACTCGTGCTAAATTGATTTGTGAGGCTGCGAAAATCGAGCCGAGCACTAAAGTAAAAGATTTAGACGAGTCTCAATTGGAAGCCTTGCGTGAGCAAGTTTCCAAATATGAAGTAGAAGGTGATTTGCGTCGTGAAGTAACGATGAGCATCAAGCGTTTGATGGATATGGGCTGCTACCGCGGTTTCAGACATCGCCGCGGTTTGCCTTGTCGTGGCCAACGCACGCGTACCAATGCCCGTACCCGCAAAGGTCCGCGCAAAGCGATTGCCGGTAAAAAATAA